gcctgacccaaatttaacatggtatcagagcctccacatccgatgttgggcctcccataaatGTGTCACGCAcaccagtaaaattctgggcgtgagggggtgtgttgaatcccacatcggacatggaaaggggtaatgtgcctctTATATGggtcttgagctagcttttggggtgagttaggcctagcccaaatttaacattctTATTATTAGGGATAGTTATGCACAATAGTATCTGAACTTTCCCAAATTTGTCAATTGATCATttgaactttttattttgacTATAAAGAGTCTGAATGAATGGACTTCATTTTTTATCCTTCTCTCTGTTATACCACTTATAATGCAATACGTCAGTGGTCAGTTGTTTGGAATTTCAGAAGAAATTCAATGGGAGAAGTTGTAGATGTAGAAGCTTCTATTTCCCTCGTATAATTAATCTGTCAACTTTTGTGTGGAAGGATCCAGGAAAAAATACCacttccatttttcttttttatttcagttCCTAAGAGCTTCTGGCCCATCTGTAAGGCTTACTTATGCTATGGTGGTTTGAGCTATGGTAATGTTTAACAGTGGTTAAAGGAAAAATTGAGAAAAAGTAATTCTTAATCAAACCAAGTCAAACGATCatgcttttcttcctttttattcCCTCTCATCTCGATTATTCTGACTTCCCATCCCAAGTTTTTACTCGGTTTTGATCAAAGTGACATTTCAATGTCACCAAAGTTTCTCCTGTCTAAACTAATGTTTTTGAGTACTTCCTTTGCATTCCTGCCACTTGGGGGCTATTACAAGCACAGACTCAATATCACTGTATATAGACTGAGTTCACATCCATCATTTTTACACTAAATGTGAAAGCGTATTTTACAAGGCTGTGCATTTTGGTGTCCAAAGAGGGTTAGATGTAAACAGCATTTTCCCTTGCACTGTTGGTGGTTGTTTCCATGATATGAACCTGTCACCTGTGGATCACAATTGAGCAAACTTACAAATAGCACCAAGGCCCTTGGACTCGTCCACATTTTTATGTACTTTTGCATGTCTTGTTTTGTAATTGTGATATAGGATGTAGATCTTTGAACCTAAGACAAAGATAATGCAAATGACGCAGTCAAGTTTCGTACTAGAACATGATATATTGTCACTACTGTATTGTCACTACTGTATTGTGTGCCCTAGGGAACTGTTTCATATCTTCCTTTTTGGTTGCATTAGGTTTTCCAACTCTTTTCTATAGTTAGGCtgttatttcaaaatatttggtTCGTTCTATTCTATATTAAATATATGGCAATGTTTCATTTATGGTGCAAGATATTTGAAATTGTTaccttctttctccttttccttCCCTATCACAGCAAATTCAGAGACATATTTGATGAAGATTTCTTTATACATGCACTTAAGAATGACGTGGATGTAGTTCCAGAACTCCCAAGAGATGTACTTGAGCAGTTTGACAACAACATAAGTAGTATTGTAAATTTGAGAGTAAAAGCTTGGTCCAGTCCAACGTACTATCTTCAGAAAGTGCTTCCAAAGCTGAGGCAGATGCGGTATGCAGTTACATACATATTTTATATCATGAGTATGAAAGCTGGTTCCCTTTTTtcagaggaaaagaaaagttggGATTTTTTATTTGTCTGACCCGCATTTGACTCATTGAATTGATGGTGCTTGTTGATCATTCCTAATTTTGGATGCACATCTGCCTCCCTTCTGTACATAAATGACTCCATTTGTAGATTTTAGATGAAATTGGGTTGCGTCAGTGGTGTCACTTTCTTTGAAAGGCATTGTTATTCTTGACCCTTCCCTTTCTGGTTGCATATTTCTAAATCAGCAAAAAAACTAGTGATGATTATGCTTAAGCCATGTAGATCATTGTGTTGTAATAATGTTATTGACATACAAAAAGTATACACAATAACCTTTGCACTGCTAGAAAATCCAAGAAGTTTAAACTAATCAGTGGAGAGGTCACATGGGAGTTCTCAGCTTCCCTCTCATTTATTGGATCAGAACCACATTTAACACAGCAACTTCGTAACAATGATAAAAATGAGCATTTTGTTTCCCAGTGGGATGGTTGAGATGCTAAGATAGGAGTTCAAATCATAGTTACCGGATTCTTTCAACCCTCCTGCGAACTGCATTCCGGGTACTTCATACCGAAACATAATACCTTTGTGTCCCAAATCATTGGGAGATGCGATTTGAATCACTAAAATAGAAGTTCCAACAAGAAAAAAAGATGGAAGAATTAtaacaaagaaaaaataaaaagaagagaaatgcattttcaaatattttaagatACAGATAGTAGATTTAAGTGTTAGTGGAATAGGTGGCAATGTTAATTTGGGAGTATAAATTACTACTTTATTagttaaactttaaaatattttcaaaaaatataaattatatcaaCTATCTgtcatatatttaattatgtaaACATTATATTATATTGCATAAACATAATTTAAATGTCCCAAACTAAATTGGCGCAACTAAATGAACTAGTCAAATTAACGTACCTATTAAGCCTACCTTTACATATCCTATATTTCATTCATTAGCGTACCATGTGCCACGACTCGGAAATACCACGATTTAGGTAACTATACCTCAAATTACTCGTGAAGTTTTTGAAGTTCATGATGCTGTAGtaatatatcttttatataaaactttaaatttattgtGTATAATTCAGTTCCCTCAGAATCTACAACATTTTTGTTTGTTTATGGAAAGGCTACATTTGTTGAGTGACTTGCTAGTCTGTACACATATATACACAAACGCACGCATCCTATAATTTTACACAAGCTAAGAATCATAAATACAAAGCTTAGTGAAAGTGAGGAAACAGGAGGTAAAAAGAAGCAGTCACATCCACGTGCACTGAACACGTGTTTTCAATTTGTGGTGAACTTATTCAGGTTGCTTTAACATAATTGCAATGAATCTATTTATGCAAAGCTGTTTCATTAATGTTTACTGGGTAATTTGTTATAAGTACTTCTCTAATCTATTTATGCAAAGCTGTTTCATTAATGTTTACTGGGGAATTTGTTATAAGTACTTCTCTAATTCCATTATGCAGGGCAGTTCGAATTGCCCCTTTCTCCAATAGACTGGCTCAAGCAGTTCCCCCAAATATCCAGAGGCTTAGATGCTTATCCAATTTTCAAGCACTGAGGTTTTCAGAACCTATAAGAACACTTGCAGAGAAAATGGTTGATCGAATGGTTAATAATAGCTCACAGAGTGGGGGGAAATATGTCTCTGTGCATCTTCGGTTTGAAATGGTGTTGTATCCATTTCTTTACTTTGAATGACACTACTACTAGATTTGTTTTGTTGCCATATTTCACTTTATTACCAGGTCCTTTTTTTATGGCAGGATATGGTTGCATTTTCATGCTGCGAGTATGATGGCGGGGAGGAAGAGAAACATGAAATGGATATTGCTCGAGAAAGAGGCTGGAGAGGAAAATTCAGGAGAAGAGGTAGGGTAATAAGGCCAGGAGCAAATCGTGTGGATGGTAGATGCCCTTTAACTCCATTGGAGGTAAGCCAGCTGTTCTCTTTCTCTCGGTGGGTTTTAATGAATTGAATTTCCATCCCCATATTATTCAACTGAGTGTTGGAATTACTAGCTGCTGTATCCTTTATGCAACTACACGGTGTTGGAATTTTGATTCTATTTCTCTTCTTGAGAAAAGATCTTTAAAAAGAACAAAATTTCTAACCTATGCTACATTTTTCCCTATGTAATATGTATGGTCTGTTTTGCAGGTTGGAATGATGCTTAGGGGTATGGGTTTTGATAATACTACGTCAGTTTATGTTGCAGCTGGTAATATTTATAAAGCAGACAAGTTTATGGCTCCACTTAAACAGATGTTTCCACGTTTGGAAACAAAAGATACATTAGCTACTGCAGAAGAACTTGCTCCGTTTAAGGTACGGAACGGGTCATATATCCTATGCGTAAAAAATTTCCAAACTATTTTGCCAGATGAATGAGACATCTGTTATATTATGTAATCAAGAAAATAGATAAACATACGTtttaaaaagaattcaaatctTTGTAACAGTTGAGTATGTGATGTAGGGCTACTCATCTAGGTTGGCTGCTCTGGATTATACAGTTTGCCTGCACAGTGAAGTCTTTGTCACAACTCAGGGTGGAAATTTTCCCCACTTTTTGATGGGTCATAGGCGTTATTTGTTTGGAGGTCATGCAAAGACAATTAAACCAGACAAAAGAAAGTTGGCTCTCTTATTTGATAAGCCTAATATCAGGTATAATGCAATTAAatcttgtttctttttttgcttCAAAGTTTATTTCTTGAAGTCTGCAGCACTCCTTGCTTTTTGGAGCTTGCTTATCTTGGAGAAAAGATGTGCACCTGTTTGGTCTATTTGTAAGCATCAAGCTTACAATTGATTGGATTCTGTTAAATGCATTGGGAGAACTCACCCCCAAATGCTTCCTGATAGGGGCATAGTGCCCAAGGACATGGCTATCAGCCATACAACCAATGTGGGACATTGGGATGGAAcacattcaaattttgaatctaCTTGTTTACCTTCTACCTTGCAAATTGTGcttgcattttcttttcttattataTTATACATGGTTACACATGCCATTGCCCAAATAAAACATATGAAATTTCTATCGAAAATAAAACCAATTGGAAGTCTTatatagcatatctcatggtcTTTATGTCATCTCCTTGTGGATGTTTTAGTAAATGTTATATGATGGATACCTTAATCATGTTGAACGATTTTAAGTACACAAGGCTAAGAGATGTTGTTCAATTTGACAAAAGTTGTGGTATTTGGCCTTTATTGGGCCTTAAGACTCTCTGTAGTGCATTGTGAAAATGATGGACAAGTTGTTATGATTTGGAAGGAAGGAAGAGATGGACAAAATAGACTCATGGCCAATTGGGAATGCCTTTTATTAAGTTTAGGTTAGacttaactcaccccaaaaactTGCTCAAGGGGAGGATTGATCAGTGTAGGGCATATTATCCCTATCCCAAACTGACGTGGGATTCGACACACCCACTTGAGCGTGAAATGCTTAAAAGAGACCCAAACATCAGATGGAGAGTCTTTGATActatgttaaatttaaattaggtTTAATTCACTCTAAAAATTAGCTCCTAAAAATTAGCTCAAGGGAGGATTTTCCAATGTCTTTATAAAGAGCATATTACCCTATTCTAAATCGATGTGGGATTTAACGCCTTTGAATATTGTTACAAGATCACATTACTCCTTAATTACCAACTTATATAGATGTTTTCaactattttctttttcaaaattctGCTCATGGCAACTCCTTGCAAATTGCAAGATGTAACTTCTGCTAGATGTATGCTCCTAATTATTGGTAGTTGTTAGAAATCAATCCAACCTACAGTGATGGCTTGAGAACCATTTCTTATTGCTGGTTAATGCCAAATGCTGAACAATTGATATGCATGACTAGCATTTGCAGTTTGTGGCCAGGGGTAATCCTTAACCAGACTTGGGGATGGCCAGTTTCCCATAGTCTAGGTCTTTCATAGTTCTGATTCAGTTCAAAAGCAGTTCTGATTCAAGCCAGTTTCCCCTTCTTTTAGAAAATCACTTATTGAATTAAACTTGATCACCTGTTCTAGTCTGGTTTAGGTTTTAGGGAAGAGGGACCCATACTGCCTGAGGGGGTATTCACTTATGTACTACTCATAGTTAATGTATATAAAACCCAATCAGAATCAtgtttttagttatttaaaatgtTCAAATCATTCAATAATATATGTTCTACGCATGTTTGTGAAGTTGGTATTTCTTTTATGCATCTTCTTGCTTTTCTTTAGTACGAATCTAATTATCTTCTTGCTTGATGTTATGATTTGTTTTGAGTGATAATGCTTTTGTCTGACATCTCTTGGATGCTTGTCTGCAACCGGTTTTTAAAGTTCGTATGTATGTGAAGCTAAGTTGTTCTGTGCATTCTATTTCTACTTTTTGGTCTGCAACAAATTGCATAGGCTTGATGGTTATGAAATAAACTATTTGGGATATTACTTTTTCCTGGGAAAATGATCCAATGTGCCTGTGCTCTCTTTGTATTGATTATCTCCAATTCACCACACAACATCATATAATTGTATGTTTCTGGTTTATGTTTTAACAGATGGGAAGTCTTCAAGCGACAAATGCAAGATATGCATCGGCACAGTGATGTCAAGGGATCTGAAATGAGAAAATCGGGTGGATCACTTTACACATTCCCTATGCCTGATTGCATGTGTAAAATCCCCAAAGCAAGACACGGAGACAACAATAACAACACAATGAAACTGAAGTTCTAACCAGATGATGGTTTCTGGAGGATTtcttacacacacacacagacgCATATATATATTTGGATGTATCATGAAAAGCAATGAGTAGAAAAGAAAGTGTCATTATTGTTGAGAACATTAGAGGTTTTATTCTTTGAGGTCCATTGCCTCGGCTATAATTAGATTTTGTACTCAAATTTCACTGTAAATGATGTAGTAATCGTACAAGACAAAagcaaaaaaaacaaaaaaaaaatctgcatATTCGTTTTTGCATTCGAAGCTTAGGCAAAGTTAACGCAAATGAAATGAGAGGTTTATGGTATCACTCAAATTGCAATGATTAACACTCAAATTGATCGGAATATTGTTGCTGTGGAAGAAACAAATTATGGTGATAATGATTTGGGTCTTTGTGAAGTGAATGCTTGAAAACTTGGGTGCTTATCATCTGTTTGGTTTTATGTCTAAGATAGCTAATTCATTGGCTTGTGCACTAAAAGGTTGGATGAATGTTAACACTGAGAAAATTATATGTAAATCAAATGACTCATGCCTgagttttattttgaaattgttCTGTCCTTCAATCGAAGGCACAGCTGAAGCATTTCGTCAAACAGTTGAATGATGGATACGAAGCCAAACTGTCCTTGGAAAGTTCTCTGTTGCGTCCCTCACAATATTTTAGGTCTCCTGCAATTTCAGCTCCTGTAATTGAAGAAGAAACTGATTTTAGACATGCATGTAATCACAGAAAGacaagtaaaaaataataacaaaatttaccaattaaattatataaacataattaataaaataaattattgactATGGAACTAATTTTCCGCaactaattttctttttttagggTAAATTGTTGATTCTCTAACTCTTGTTCTCTATTTTCTATCTCCAAAAGTTTTATTTACATAAGTTTTCAACAAATTTTAATACCATTTTTAAATCTGAAATAATCTTTATATAAAATCAagtatgaagaagaaaaagtctgCTGGGATAATAGTCAGATTCcacttaattaatttagtttgtataattttttttttccccttatgCTCAGTGGACTTTATCCCTAAATCATGTACACAAATCTTgcacaaataaaatattaaataaaacaataataataaaaaaaaacaaatgcaGATTCTCACTTTGATCTTTGCACAGAAAATTCCAATATAACAAATAATAGCACCAAACTTCcctaaaattaaagatttatttcCTTCTCTCTAAGATTTCTTGAGATTTCCTGTGTGTATGGGACTACTAGAGAAGGTCTATATACTTATGTATGCCAAACCCTATTCTTGTTTAAGACAGTTTACTGTGAGAAGCATATATAAACTTGTTTTAGAGGaaagtataaattttttttttatgattttattcattttcgttttaaaattaatagattaatttatattaaaataataattcatgCTATTACGCCATTAACaagcaataataattttcaaatatcattaaaaaatattaataaaataaataaaatataattattaattatattttttaaatattttaaatatatatatataaaaaaatattttataattttttcatttttacttAAGATCTTATGTTAAAAGTAGAACTTTGAGACACGATTTTCACGTTAAAACTTTGTCATGCGTTTCCAATTGTTATTGTTTGCTTACAATATAatactataaattattattttgatataaataaaatcatatatttttaaaataaaaaatcaattaaattatatgatatttttttatattttcttttttcttatcaTGCTTGTATTTAAAGCCCATTAAAAGTAACTGGGTACACATCAAGAGGTTAAAGGAGTGAAATCTATTGTATTCAATTGTTCGTTGTTAGTATTCAATTGAATACATTCGAcagtaattttgatataaattaaattatatcttttaaagtaaaaaattgatcaaaatatataatacatttttatattttttttatcatgccGTTATTAGTGTATTTAAAGCTATACAAACTTATTAATAGCCTATATCAGAATAAAATGGATTTATTAGCCTAAAGTCAGCCAATGAATTATTCCATCCAATTTTCAAATTGTTTAGATTTTAAAACCAATTATATTATGCCATTGAAAATAGTCATATGTACTATTGATATAGCCGAAAATAGAACTACACTATTATTGGTTAAATCTATAAAAACAAAAGAATGTGAGGGTTGGTACCTACGATAATCACTCTGACGCTCAAATCAGTAAATTAAAGAATAGAGCAAATATAAAgaattacttaaaatttaagaatagtTGTGTGAGAATTGCGTATTTTTGTCTATATGATCACTGACTTTTATACGGtaagaatataaaattaattatagtattcTTTAGAAATTCAAATGGTGCAAGCTAATTGATGGGAGATTCCATCGACTAATTGATTAGTAATTCCGTAATTACAAGCGTAATGGGAATCTGCTGAATTATACTTACTAACggtaattttatgtgaaaactcGACCTCTTCAGGAGAGAGTGAGTCTTAACGAAGAACCGAGTGTTACAGTGTCTAGATCTTTCTTTTCACAGGTGGAACCGCGTATCAACTTATTAAACTCTTACTACATAATCCTATTTTACGGTGATAACTCATGATTTATTTTGAGCGATTATTAGTCACATTAGCTATTCTAATTTTTTGTCCCAAAATCTCTAAGGATCATAGTTTTGATAATTACAAGACTCACTAGAAatctaatataattatatattttcaaatGCAGTTTAAGtatcttataaaattttgttaataGAATATTTACTCCCTATATGAAATCAAGTATTTTGcaagaattcaatttaattgatttttttttaacaatttttttctttaaaataaaagaactcaattttttaatgtaaaaaatattcattttaaaacaaattaaagtcttatatgattttgtaaaaattcattTCCTGTAAATGAATCATATCAAATGAGGAGTTATAGATAGAGATAAAAATACATGAAAGTTCTTTTGATGTATAATTATCCTTAACATAAACATAGGATGAACCAAAGTGTATGAGAGATACAAAGTTTAAGCTACCATAAGGCAACAAAGGATCAAGGATTGctaagaaatttaattttctcatGCATTGATTTCTATACTTAATTAGTGTTCATTCAAATTTTACAAAGTTTGCTTGATGATGTTAAAGTGATTGAAATATGAATGGaagtttaaattttcaaaaggaTAGGTGTCCTTACAATGACAAAAATAGGTAGATATTTCAAAAATAGCTAACAAGTTTggacaaaatatttttcacatggATGATTAGGGACTACTGCTTGAGACTAGGATAGGTTTTTAGCGTCCGCAAAATGAATTATGAGATtgaggaaaaataaaagagaattaATTATAGGGTGAATTTCTTTTTAGTATAAAAAATCATTCGGTGAATGAAATTTGCTAGTTCTACTAATTCAGATTTTCACCGTACCAGAATTCGAACTTGAGACATCTAGTTAAAGGGGAATGGACTATGTCATCCCACTTTACCTCTCGAAGATAATTATAGGGATGAATTTTAATTACTAAAAACGGCTAAAATAAATATCCAGAAACGGCTTAGGTCTACTAACCATGGAGGCTCAGAGACAATTATGCCTCCATGGATGAATCCTCTCAAATTTAAACATCCAGGAGGGTTGTTCAATAGCGAAATCCTCTCCCTTCAAGTTTAGAACCTCTAAACAAGATTCGCAAACCAAGCTCTCTCAAAGTAAAGCCTACATATATAAAAACACAAAACACTTTAAAAGAGTTGTCCACTCAATTTAGAAGAAATTTTACAGTATTTCAGTGATTTCATGGAAGAATTACCTCTACAAAATGACAATTCGAtaagatataaataattatataaaaatatattttaaaattagaaaaattgaactctgaacaaagaaaatttattaagtaATTTCCGTAGTTCACTATATGTTAAATTCTtatagatttattatttagtaagaggaaattattgttttataatataattttttccaaTCAAGAATGAGAGGGCAACCTATGTCAAGTGGGAGGAGAAGAATGCTTCCAAACCAGGAACATAAACGCAAATAACAAGTCAGCGAGTTTGAGAGGAAAGAATAGAGAAACTCTGTTGTAATCTACCATTTGAGctgcttttttttatatatatttttttgaaggTATGAGGAAAGATACAATTAAAGtgaaattcttttttcttttctgcaTAGCTATTGAATAAACTGATGaagtcaataaaaaaaaaattcaaatacaaATTGTTAGATGTTTTATTTGATAttgataattttgtaaaaatttaatttaatttatttttttaataattttttatttaaaataatttttttttaattttattttttacaaaatgagCAAAAGAGGGTAACTCAAATGTAGTTGCGAATTGTAAGAGAGAATCTCCTTGAGATCTCTTCTCTGAGTTAGGGATAAGTCCAAAGAAGTTGCAACTTGCAAGAATtcaataataacaatatttttataatcatagTCTCTCTACGgtaaaagataaaattagtGGAGATATTCTTCTTTTGTAAATGAGATTTAATGTTTGATTTTTGCACAGCACAAATAttcgataaaaatattttattttttaataaattaatttaatataaataaaatttaattttaaattaataaatttaaaattacactttatcattgaaaaaaaaaaaaatctaatgaaagaatatttaaataaactcTATCTTCCTAGAGTTCTGTGCT
This is a stretch of genomic DNA from Manihot esculenta cultivar AM560-2 chromosome 2, M.esculenta_v8, whole genome shotgun sequence. It encodes these proteins:
- the LOC110609350 gene encoding O-fucosyltransferase 9: MHGCSRLGNGRSVTATTTPSPPSSPRLRHSRGKSGGNDGGATGGGGGGGGGRGSKQNWVEKLMFLLVSLVFKRRGVLLFAPVLYISGMMLYMGSLSFDVDLNLKNGGVVVRKRPPPGSVYRSPQVFNKLWPHMEAESNGSFNALKRAWDPKLHEGWKPCGKKNISEAELPKSNGFLIIEANGGLNQQRLSICDAVAVAGLLNATLVIPIFHLNSVWQDSSKFRDIFDEDFFIHALKNDVDVVPELPRDVLEQFDNNISSIVNLRVKAWSSPTYYLQKVLPKLRQMRAVRIAPFSNRLAQAVPPNIQRLRCLSNFQALRFSEPIRTLAEKMVDRMVNNSSQSGGKYVSVHLRFEMDMVAFSCCEYDGGEEEKHEMDIARERGWRGKFRRRGRVIRPGANRVDGRCPLTPLEVGMMLRGMGFDNTTSVYVAAGNIYKADKFMAPLKQMFPRLETKDTLATAEELAPFKGYSSRLAALDYTVCLHSEVFVTTQGGNFPHFLMGHRRYLFGGHAKTIKPDKRKLALLFDKPNIRWEVFKRQMQDMHRHSDVKGSEMRKSGGSLYTFPMPDCMCKIPKARHGDNNNNTMKLKF